From Echinicola jeungdonensis, the proteins below share one genomic window:
- a CDS encoding efflux RND transporter periplasmic adaptor subunit: protein MKKNLLFVVAGSIVAVLVLYFIFSPTASGDGVDILVPVKKGEFTVEIATTGELKALRSVQVTGPNRAREFRVYQMTIEKIVDEGTVVEEGGFIASLDKSELYGRISDAQNNLDSEMAQYEQAKLDTALTLRQERDNILNLEYNVEQKKLVLEQSQYEPPATIKQNEYDLEKAKRDLDQARENYKIKYNQALAKMAERTARLRKEEREFKQMQDLLDEFTITAPQDGMVIYETQRNGQKVTTGSQISSWNPVVATLPDLTEMQSITYVNEVEIRKVKVGQEVEIGLDAFPEKKFTGKVTRVANVGQERPNSDAKVFEVTILIHESDPVMRPAMTTSNTIIAQQIDEALFVPLEAVHVENDSINYVYLNNGVKQEVKLGLSNYDEVIVDMGLEEGDKVYLSIPDWSEKDQSIKLLEALNGKRNEKPEEETQRDEEEEKPKRRDSRQGRGPGQGPRENSPGN from the coding sequence ATGAAAAAGAATTTACTATTTGTCGTGGCGGGAAGTATAGTAGCTGTGTTGGTACTGTACTTTATTTTTTCTCCCACAGCATCCGGAGATGGTGTTGACATCCTGGTTCCTGTAAAAAAAGGAGAATTTACGGTTGAAATAGCTACAACCGGGGAATTAAAGGCCCTAAGGTCTGTTCAGGTCACTGGGCCCAACAGAGCCAGGGAATTCAGGGTTTACCAAATGACCATAGAAAAAATTGTGGATGAAGGGACGGTGGTGGAAGAAGGAGGTTTTATTGCTTCCTTGGACAAGTCTGAACTTTATGGAAGGATTAGCGATGCCCAGAATAATTTGGATTCTGAGATGGCTCAGTATGAGCAAGCCAAATTGGATACTGCACTTACACTTCGGCAAGAAAGGGACAATATCCTTAATTTGGAGTACAATGTGGAGCAAAAAAAGTTGGTGCTGGAGCAGTCTCAATATGAGCCGCCGGCCACCATCAAGCAAAATGAATATGACCTTGAAAAAGCAAAAAGGGACCTGGATCAAGCCAGGGAAAATTATAAAATCAAATACAACCAGGCATTAGCCAAAATGGCTGAAAGAACGGCCAGGCTTAGAAAAGAGGAGCGGGAATTTAAGCAAATGCAAGACTTGTTGGATGAGTTTACCATTACGGCCCCTCAAGATGGAATGGTGATTTATGAAACCCAACGGAATGGGCAAAAGGTTACAACAGGTTCTCAGATCAGTTCCTGGAATCCAGTGGTGGCTACCTTGCCTGATTTAACCGAAATGCAAAGTATTACCTATGTCAATGAGGTTGAAATCCGAAAGGTAAAAGTAGGTCAGGAAGTTGAAATCGGCTTGGATGCTTTCCCGGAGAAAAAATTCACAGGAAAAGTCACCAGGGTGGCTAATGTGGGGCAGGAACGTCCAAATTCTGATGCCAAAGTTTTTGAAGTGACTATTTTGATCCATGAAAGTGACCCGGTGATGCGTCCAGCCATGACCACCAGCAATACCATAATAGCCCAACAAATTGATGAAGCACTTTTTGTTCCCCTGGAAGCAGTCCATGTGGAAAATGACAGTATCAATTATGTATACCTCAATAATGGGGTGAAGCAGGAGGTTAAATTAGGCCTTTCCAATTACGATGAAGTGATCGTTGATATGGGCTTGGAAGAAGGAGATAAAGTTTATTTGTCCATTCCCGATTGGAGTGAAAAAGACCAGTCCATTAAACTCCTGGAAGCCCTTAATGGCAAGAGAAATGAAAAGCCAGAAGAGGAAACCCAAAGGGATGAAGAGGAAGAGAAACCAAAAAGAAGGGACTCTAGACAAGGAAGAGGACCGGGGCAAGGCCCAAGGGAAAACAGTCCGGGAAATTAA
- a CDS encoding TolC family protein — MNKSLLRLVLIFTVFSVHLGAFGQQKIRYSLQDIIARAKSVSPAALSAQTRKENNYWQYRFYKSNYNPQLGLNGTIPSYSQSVTAVTQPDGTIEYRQVEQNLVDMELGLQQQITATGGTISVNSSTSRFDNFLAQEGENGTRWSGVPVNVRLSQPIFAFNPLKWDRKIEPLRYEESKKSYVEEMEQISQRATQLFFNYLLAQIRFDIASQNKSNTEEIYKIEKGRYNIGTTTEDQLLQVELRVLQAEQDLASARLDLESSSLELKSFIGLNESAEFELVLPDDIPEFKVDVDKAIDLAFENRSDAVAFKRRKLEAEAEVARAKGQRFNMNLNASYGYNNAGFNWANIYDNPNQQAVVNLRISVPLLDWGRNKARMGIAEANQELVNYTLEQEIVTFEQEIFTKVKNFQQLKDRIMISEKADEVAAKRYEISRQRYLSGKVNITDLNIAQTEKDSNRERYISSLREYWAAYYELRQLTLYDFENDNLLYDPDLEEK; from the coding sequence ATGAATAAATCATTATTGAGATTAGTATTAATTTTCACTGTTTTTAGTGTTCATTTAGGAGCATTTGGGCAACAAAAAATCAGGTATTCCTTACAGGATATCATTGCCCGTGCCAAGTCGGTATCACCGGCAGCCCTAAGTGCTCAAACCAGGAAAGAAAACAATTACTGGCAATACAGATTTTATAAATCTAATTATAACCCTCAGCTGGGATTGAATGGGACCATTCCAAGTTATTCCCAATCCGTAACCGCTGTTACACAGCCAGACGGTACGATTGAGTACAGACAGGTAGAGCAAAACCTGGTGGATATGGAATTGGGACTCCAACAGCAAATTACAGCTACTGGAGGGACTATTTCCGTCAATAGTTCTACCAGCAGGTTTGATAACTTCCTGGCCCAAGAGGGAGAAAATGGTACCCGTTGGAGTGGGGTTCCCGTAAATGTAAGGTTGTCCCAGCCTATTTTTGCTTTCAATCCATTGAAGTGGGACCGGAAAATAGAGCCCCTGAGGTACGAGGAAAGCAAGAAAAGTTATGTGGAAGAAATGGAGCAGATCAGCCAAAGGGCTACCCAGTTGTTTTTTAATTACCTTTTGGCACAAATTCGGTTTGACATAGCCTCCCAAAACAAAAGTAATACGGAGGAGATCTATAAAATAGAAAAAGGAAGGTACAATATCGGAACCACAACGGAGGACCAATTGCTTCAGGTAGAGCTTCGGGTGCTTCAGGCAGAGCAGGATTTGGCTTCAGCAAGATTGGACCTGGAATCCTCTTCCCTCGAATTGAAATCATTCATTGGCTTGAATGAAAGTGCAGAATTTGAGCTGGTATTGCCCGATGATATTCCGGAGTTTAAAGTAGATGTTGACAAAGCTATTGATTTGGCCTTTGAAAACAGGTCTGATGCCGTGGCTTTTAAAAGAAGGAAATTGGAAGCCGAAGCAGAAGTTGCCCGTGCTAAGGGGCAAAGGTTTAATATGAACCTAAATGCCAGCTACGGTTACAATAATGCTGGGTTTAACTGGGCCAATATATATGATAACCCAAATCAACAAGCCGTAGTTAATTTAAGGATTAGCGTACCACTTTTGGATTGGGGAAGAAACAAGGCCAGGATGGGTATTGCCGAAGCCAATCAGGAGCTTGTCAACTATACACTTGAGCAGGAAATCGTCACTTTTGAACAGGAGATCTTTACCAAAGTAAAAAATTTCCAGCAATTAAAGGACAGGATTATGATCAGTGAAAAGGCGGATGAAGTTGCTGCAAAAAGATATGAGATTTCCCGTCAAAGGTACTTGAGTGGTAAGGTAAATATTACAGACTTGAATATAGCCCAGACAGAGAAAGACTCTAACAGGGAAAGGTATATCAGTTCTTTAAGGGAATATTGGGCTGCTTATTATGAGCTGAGACAGTTGACCCTTTATGATTTTGAAAACGATAATTTGCTTTATGATCCGGATTTGGAGGAAAAATAA
- a CDS encoding class I SAM-dependent methyltransferase — MKSIISFVIRYIPRSLLQQISHFFLWILAVFYKGDRVECTICHSQFKKFLPYGRKARENALCPQCLALERHRLIWLFLREKTDFFTKPKKVLHIAPEFCFIDRFEKLDNLEYITGDIESPLAKVKMDVHQIPFEDNTFDVVFCNHVMEHVDDDIQACREINRVMKKNGWGIVQSPVYDIPETLEDKSITDPAEREKLFGQRDHVRKYGKDYAKRLSTSGLNVEENNYVKNLPLDHIQKYGLPEKEIIFFCTKGN, encoded by the coding sequence ATGAAAAGCATTATTAGTTTTGTAATCCGCTATATACCAAGGAGTTTATTACAACAAATAAGCCATTTTTTTCTATGGATATTGGCTGTTTTTTATAAAGGGGATCGGGTTGAATGCACCATTTGCCATAGTCAATTCAAAAAATTTTTGCCTTATGGGAGGAAAGCCAGAGAAAATGCCCTTTGTCCCCAATGCCTGGCATTAGAAAGGCATCGATTGATTTGGCTTTTTCTCCGGGAGAAAACTGACTTTTTTACCAAACCCAAAAAAGTCCTCCATATCGCTCCCGAATTCTGTTTTATTGACCGGTTTGAAAAGTTGGATAACCTGGAATACATCACTGGAGACATAGAATCACCATTGGCCAAAGTCAAAATGGATGTTCACCAAATCCCTTTTGAGGACAATACTTTCGATGTAGTTTTTTGTAACCATGTTATGGAGCATGTAGATGATGACATCCAAGCATGCCGGGAGATCAATAGGGTAATGAAAAAAAACGGCTGGGGAATAGTACAATCTCCGGTTTATGACATCCCGGAAACTTTAGAGGATAAAAGCATCACTGATCCAGCAGAAAGGGAAAAATTGTTTGGCCAGAGGGACCATGTCCGAAAATATGGGAAGGATTATGCAAAAAGGTTAAGCACTTCTGGTTTAAATGTGGAAGAAAACAATTATGTCAAAAACCTCCCCTTAGACCATATCCAAAAATACGGCCTGCC
- the fabG gene encoding 3-oxoacyl-[acyl-carrier-protein] reductase, whose amino-acid sequence MGLLTGKTALITGASKGIGRAIALKYAQEGANVAFTFLSSVEKGQALEKELADFGVKAKGFRSDASDFAAAEALVADVVKEFGSLDILINNAGITRDNLLMRMNEASWDEVINVNLKSCFNTVKAATRTLMKQKSGSIINITSVVGVKGNAGQANYAASKAGIIGFTKSVALELGSRGIRSNAVAPGFIETEMTDVLDEKTVQGWRDAIPMKRGGQPEEVADACVFLGSDMSTYVSGQVLQVDGAMLT is encoded by the coding sequence ATGGGATTACTAACAGGAAAAACCGCCCTAATCACTGGGGCATCTAAAGGAATTGGCAGGGCCATTGCCCTAAAGTATGCTCAGGAAGGGGCTAATGTAGCCTTTACTTTTTTGTCCAGTGTAGAAAAAGGGCAAGCCTTGGAAAAAGAACTGGCTGATTTTGGCGTCAAAGCCAAAGGTTTCCGTTCAGATGCGTCTGACTTTGCCGCTGCTGAAGCTTTGGTCGCTGATGTAGTCAAAGAATTCGGTTCACTGGATATTTTGATCAATAATGCAGGAATTACCCGGGACAACCTTTTGATGAGAATGAATGAAGCATCCTGGGACGAGGTGATCAATGTCAACCTTAAATCCTGCTTCAACACCGTAAAAGCAGCAACAAGAACCTTGATGAAACAAAAGTCCGGATCCATCATCAATATCACCTCTGTAGTGGGGGTAAAAGGAAATGCTGGTCAAGCCAATTATGCGGCCTCTAAAGCTGGAATCATTGGTTTCACCAAATCCGTAGCTTTGGAACTGGGTTCCAGAGGCATCCGAAGTAATGCAGTAGCTCCAGGGTTTATTGAAACAGAAATGACTGATGTTCTTGACGAAAAAACCGTTCAAGGCTGGAGGGATGCCATCCCAATGAAAAGAGGGGGCCAACCTGAGGAAGTGGCTGATGCCTGCGTATTCTTAGGCTCTGACATGAGTACTTATGTTTCCGGGCAAGTGCTTCAGGTAGATGGCGCTATGCTAACTTAA
- a CDS encoding ABC transporter permease: protein MFGSRLIANFYIAFEAVVANRLRSLLTALGIIFGVAAVIAMMAIGNGAQKEIMEQIKLVGVNNIIVEPIVEQVEEEVDENLGASLGEEKSKFSPGLRMLDVEAVRDVIPGIQRISPEVILDTHIVKSGLRRSAKLVGVMPSYFDVTNFKLREGNMFSDTNLINGDPVCIIGRGVQTKFFSKENAIGKRIKCGNQWMEVIGVLEEKIVSDNSIAKLGIRDYNMDVYIPIQTMLVRYKNRQKVTSGSLMRGDNNNGNSSGGAKNYHQIDKLVVQVKESNLLNPTADILSRLLERKHYNVVDFEITIPELLLKQQQRTQNIFNIVLGAIAGISLLVGGIGIMNIMLASVMERIKEIGLRLSLGAKKSDIVHQFLFEAMMISVSGGVIGVILGIVLASMVSRFGDFPTIVTISSILVSFSVAATVGLIFGITPAKRAASQDPITSLRYE, encoded by the coding sequence ATGTTTGGATCAAGGCTAATTGCCAATTTCTACATTGCCTTTGAAGCGGTGGTAGCTAACCGGCTACGTTCTTTATTGACAGCTCTTGGGATCATTTTTGGGGTGGCTGCAGTAATTGCCATGATGGCCATCGGAAATGGGGCGCAAAAGGAGATCATGGAGCAAATAAAATTGGTGGGTGTCAATAACATCATAGTAGAACCAATTGTAGAGCAGGTAGAAGAGGAAGTGGATGAAAACTTGGGAGCCAGCTTAGGGGAGGAAAAGAGTAAATTTTCCCCCGGTTTGAGAATGTTGGATGTTGAAGCTGTCAGGGATGTTATTCCAGGTATCCAAAGAATCAGCCCAGAGGTTATTTTAGATACCCATATTGTGAAAAGCGGACTTCGCCGTTCAGCAAAATTGGTAGGAGTGATGCCCTCTTACTTTGATGTGACCAATTTTAAACTGCGGGAAGGCAACATGTTTTCTGATACCAACCTTATCAATGGAGACCCGGTATGTATTATTGGCCGTGGTGTACAAACCAAATTTTTCAGTAAGGAAAATGCCATTGGAAAGCGGATCAAATGCGGTAACCAATGGATGGAGGTGATCGGAGTGTTGGAAGAAAAGATAGTTTCCGATAATAGCATTGCCAAGTTGGGAATACGGGATTATAACATGGATGTATATATTCCTATTCAGACCATGTTGGTCCGTTATAAAAACCGTCAAAAGGTGACTTCAGGTAGTTTGATGAGGGGAGATAATAATAATGGTAACTCCTCTGGCGGGGCAAAGAACTACCATCAAATTGACAAATTGGTGGTGCAGGTAAAAGAAAGTAACCTGCTTAACCCCACTGCGGATATTCTTTCCAGGTTGTTGGAAAGGAAACATTACAATGTGGTGGATTTTGAAATTACCATTCCCGAATTGCTACTAAAGCAACAGCAGAGGACCCAAAATATTTTTAACATCGTCCTAGGGGCTATTGCAGGAATTTCCTTGCTGGTAGGAGGTATAGGCATTATGAATATTATGCTGGCTTCTGTGATGGAAAGGATTAAGGAAATAGGATTGAGACTTTCCCTTGGGGCTAAGAAATCTGATATCGTCCACCAATTTCTGTTTGAAGCCATGATGATAAGTGTTTCAGGTGGTGTCATTGGGGTAATACTGGGAATTGTTTTAGCTAGCATGGTTTCCAGATTTGGGGATTTTCCGACCATAGTAACCATTTCTTCCATATTAGTTTCATTTAGCGTGGCTGCTACCGTTGGATTAATTTTTGGAATAACTCCGGCCAAAAGGGCTGCGAGTCAAGACCCTATAACTTCTTTAAGATATGAATAA